In a genomic window of Meriones unguiculatus strain TT.TT164.6M chromosome 8, Bangor_MerUng_6.1, whole genome shotgun sequence:
- the LOC110550861 gene encoding protein B-Myc-like has translation MPLHVSLANGNRDLDYDSVQPYFMCDDEEEDVHQQPPQPPAPSEDIWKKFELLPTPRPSPGHAGLCSPSCQALAESLSPKNHGDDSFSTADLREMVPELPAGDAVRQSFVCDTDDETFVKNIILRDCMWNGVSASAKLVSKLDPYHAVRKEGPSGSPAADTDPATSPDCTSNT, from the coding sequence ATGCCCCTCCACGTGAGCCTTGCCAACGGCAACCGCGACCTGGACTACGACTCGGTGCAGCCGTACTTCATGTGTGACGATGAGGAGGAGGACGTGCACCAGCAGCCGCCGCAGCCGCCTGCGCCCAGCGAGGACATCTGGAAGAAATTCGAGCTGCTGCCCACGCCGCGCCCGTCCCCGGGCCACGCCGGGCTCTGCTCACCTTCCTGCCAAGCGCTCGCCGAGTCTCTCTCCCCAAAGAACCACGGTGATGATAGCTTCTCCACCGCAGACCTGAGGGAGATGGTGCCCGAGCTGCCAGCAGGAGACGCGGTGAGGCAGAGCTTCGTTTGCGACACGGACGACGAGACTTTCGTGAAGAACATCATCCTGCGAGACTGTATGTGGAACGGTGTCTCGGCCTCCGCCAAGCTGGTCTCCAAGCTGGACCCCTACCACGCTGTGCGCAAAGAAGGCCCCAGCGGCAGCCCGGCGGCGGACACCGACCCTGCCACCTCTCCAGACTGCACCTCCAACACCTGA